From Desulfobotulus pelophilus, a single genomic window includes:
- a CDS encoding substrate-binding periplasmic protein produces the protein MPPWVEGGYGPTSKGPGIDLVATIFSHTGRHIQVVIHPWLRVVRMLEFGRLDGVLLVQKQESLNSLLLYSDPLFTSRTLICYDTRKYAHIPFNDIYDLREYTIGLVPGHSPHIEDAARKHGFRTELLPGVEAGLRILAAGRIDLLIAKESSLQAHLAASPDAIFLDIHSQPLDSWDLHIGIARTSPAAMLLPAINEAIAEMKKDGTLIDYLNAIIEPSHGGPQ, from the coding sequence ATGCCCCCCTGGGTAGAGGGAGGCTACGGCCCTACCAGCAAAGGGCCGGGCATCGACCTGGTTGCCACGATTTTTTCCCATACAGGCCGCCACATACAGGTAGTAATCCACCCATGGCTGCGCGTAGTCCGCATGCTGGAATTCGGCCGTCTGGATGGTGTTCTTCTGGTCCAGAAACAGGAATCACTGAACTCCCTTCTGCTCTACTCCGATCCCCTTTTTACCAGCCGAACCCTCATTTGCTACGATACCCGAAAATATGCACATATCCCATTTAACGACATATATGACCTCAGGGAATACACCATCGGGCTGGTTCCCGGCCATTCTCCCCATATCGAAGATGCTGCCAGAAAACATGGATTCAGGACTGAACTTCTCCCGGGAGTGGAGGCAGGCCTGCGAATTCTCGCTGCTGGTCGCATCGACCTGCTCATAGCCAAGGAAAGCAGTCTTCAGGCTCACCTTGCTGCTTCTCCCGACGCCATATTTCTTGACATCCATTCCCAGCCTCTGGATTCATGGGATCTCCATATCGGAATTGCCAGAACCAGTCCTGCAGCCATGCTGCTTCCGGCCATCAATGAGGCCATAGCAGAAATGAAAAAAGACGGCACACTGATTGATTATCTGAATGCCATCATCGAGCCCAGCCATGGGGGACCGCAATGA
- a CDS encoding ATP-binding protein, with amino-acid sequence MNGLYRHTRRKLALRQVLWVLALTMIMGLITSGIRASLDYLSEIDILEDHVHQLFAISEASAAQALYHLDAKLGERIANGLLSLPIIGRVRLVDDFGAVFVQKDNLHEVVFFRPLRSVIPQPPPFRHSLIFQPETDGSYNETVGYIEIEIDGYPIFTGLLRRTGTGLLMDLIQYLVIATLLSYIFYRSLARPLLRMTREIATIHPSRPEEKRISIPPGNEEDELGQLVHTINEILTRLQALNQELEKRVEERTATLNEEREQLLSIFDSIHEVIYVTDPATHRILFVNQAFKQLWGDATGKICHEVIHGTQTPCSHCNGLHTYGDQPHTHEFFNESTLNWFRCLSRGIRWPDGRMVRYEMAFDITVQKETETALRERSLELERMNRELQESIEALQNTREQLVQSEKMASLGSLVAGISHEINTPVGNSITAASFLGEKTRQIQKTFSSGELRQSDFTAYMSTAVEATDILETNLKRAADLITGFKQVAVDQTSNLQRRFLLRNHLEDTILSLTPRLRHTHHKTIIHCPEKLELYQNPGAISQIATNLILNSLTHAFDPEDRGEMHFDIQQSGDMVKMIYRDNGKGVSAQTLKHIFDPFYTTARGSGGTGLGMHIVYNLVSQTLRGSILCESPEEGGIRFVLLFPRIPEQPAAATATVR; translated from the coding sequence ATGAACGGACTATACCGGCATACCCGCCGCAAACTAGCGCTTCGTCAGGTACTATGGGTTCTTGCCCTGACCATGATCATGGGTCTTATTACCAGCGGAATCCGAGCCAGTCTGGATTACCTCAGCGAAATTGACATTCTGGAAGATCATGTGCATCAGCTTTTTGCCATCAGTGAAGCCTCTGCCGCCCAGGCACTGTATCATCTGGATGCGAAACTCGGCGAACGCATTGCCAACGGCCTTCTCAGCCTTCCAATCATTGGCCGTGTTCGCCTTGTGGATGATTTTGGCGCCGTTTTTGTTCAGAAAGATAATCTGCATGAGGTAGTTTTTTTCCGCCCATTACGAAGTGTGATTCCTCAGCCTCCCCCCTTCCGTCACTCCTTGATTTTTCAACCGGAAACAGATGGAAGCTATAATGAAACCGTAGGCTATATTGAAATAGAGATTGACGGCTACCCCATTTTTACGGGACTGCTCCGACGGACCGGAACCGGCCTTCTCATGGATCTTATCCAGTATCTCGTCATCGCCACGCTTCTTTCCTATATTTTCTACCGAAGCCTGGCCCGTCCCCTTCTGCGCATGACCCGGGAAATTGCCACCATCCATCCTTCCCGACCAGAAGAAAAACGCATCTCCATCCCGCCAGGCAATGAAGAGGATGAACTGGGACAGCTGGTCCATACCATTAACGAGATCCTCACCCGACTGCAGGCCCTGAATCAGGAGCTGGAAAAAAGGGTCGAAGAGCGGACAGCCACCCTCAATGAGGAAAGGGAACAGCTGCTATCTATTTTTGACAGTATCCATGAGGTGATCTATGTGACAGACCCTGCCACCCATCGCATTCTCTTTGTCAATCAGGCATTCAAGCAGTTATGGGGAGATGCAACGGGAAAAATCTGCCATGAGGTAATTCACGGTACACAGACTCCCTGTTCTCACTGCAACGGCCTCCATACCTATGGAGACCAGCCCCACACCCATGAGTTCTTCAACGAAAGCACACTCAACTGGTTCCGCTGCCTGAGCCGTGGCATACGGTGGCCCGACGGGCGCATGGTCCGATACGAAATGGCCTTTGATATTACGGTACAGAAGGAAACGGAAACCGCCCTGAGGGAACGAAGCCTTGAGCTGGAACGGATGAACCGGGAATTGCAGGAATCCATAGAAGCTCTTCAGAATACACGGGAGCAGCTGGTCCAATCGGAAAAAATGGCCTCTCTGGGCTCACTGGTGGCAGGTATTTCCCATGAAATCAATACCCCCGTGGGGAACAGCATCACAGCAGCCTCATTTCTTGGGGAAAAAACCCGGCAAATCCAAAAAACATTTTCTTCGGGGGAACTTCGCCAATCCGATTTCACTGCCTATATGTCAACGGCTGTAGAGGCAACGGATATCCTTGAAACCAATCTGAAGCGAGCAGCAGACCTCATAACGGGTTTCAAGCAGGTTGCCGTGGACCAGACCAGCAACCTGCAACGACGCTTTCTGCTCAGAAACCATCTGGAAGACACCATACTCAGCCTCACACCACGACTGCGCCATACCCATCACAAGACCATTATCCATTGCCCGGAAAAACTGGAACTTTACCAGAATCCCGGAGCCATTTCCCAGATTGCCACCAATCTCATCCTGAACTCCCTGACCCATGCCTTCGATCCGGAAGACAGGGGTGAAATGCATTTTGACATCCAACAAAGCGGTGATATGGTAAAGATGATCTACCGGGATAATGGGAAAGGTGTTTCCGCCCAGACCCTGAAGCATATTTTCGATCCCTTCTACACCACCGCAAGGGGCAGCGGAGGAACAGGTCTTGGCATGCACATTGTCTATAACCTGGTCTCCCAGACCCTGAGGGGAAGCATCCTGTGTGAAAGCCCGGAAGAAGGCGGCATACGTTTTGTCCTCCTTTTTCCCAGAATCCCGGAACAACCCGCTGCTGCCACAGCTACGGTCCGCTGA
- the parE gene encoding DNA topoisomerase IV subunit B — protein sequence MFDRSAPSGTAYTSESIEVLKGLDPVRQRPGMYTDTQRPNHLAQEVIDNAVDEAIAGFAKKISVILHKDQSISVLDDGRGMPVDLHPEEGLTGVELILTRLHAGAKFSSKTYRFSGGLHGVGVSVVNALSRRLEVEIRRDGHCYGIVFEQGYKVSDLQVLDTVSRRNTGTRVHFWPEPRYFDTPDFSVSKLRHILRAKAVLCPGLEVLFSNEIKGEKESWCYEDGLRDYLDTTLGMQERVPEVPFTGNHDTENETVEWAATWMAEGPGLVSENYVNLIPTPLGGTHVNGFRSGLLIALKEFCEFRNLLPRGVKLAPEDVWESCSFVLSLKMSEPQFSGQTKERLSSRQAASFVSAAVKDTFSLWLNRHPEVGEAVASIIIQAAQKRLRAAKTVSRKKITSGPALPGKLADCVSQESARTELFLVEGDSAGGSAKQARDRQFQAVMPLRGKILNTWEIDSAQILGSKEIHDISVAIGVDPGSEDLSDLRYAKVCILADADSDGLHIATLLCALFMRHFQPLVTHGHVYVAMPPLFRIDVGKEVHYALDESEKKAILDRIARKKGKKATIQVVRFKGLGEMNPLQLKETTMAPDTRRLVRLTLNNDIRTFDMLDMLMARKRSQDRRVWLENHGDEALVEAEEEREVQ from the coding sequence ATGTTTGACAGATCTGCCCCTTCCGGCACAGCCTATACATCCGAATCCATTGAAGTTCTGAAAGGACTTGACCCTGTCCGACAACGACCGGGGATGTATACCGACACCCAGCGGCCCAATCATCTGGCTCAGGAAGTAATTGATAACGCTGTTGATGAAGCCATAGCCGGTTTTGCCAAAAAAATCAGCGTCATACTCCACAAAGATCAATCCATTTCCGTGCTGGATGATGGTCGGGGCATGCCTGTGGATCTCCACCCGGAAGAAGGACTTACCGGTGTTGAGCTCATTCTGACCCGTCTGCACGCAGGAGCCAAATTTTCCAGCAAAACCTACCGCTTCTCCGGTGGTCTCCACGGTGTTGGTGTATCTGTGGTCAACGCCCTTTCCCGGCGCCTTGAAGTGGAAATCCGCAGGGACGGTCATTGTTACGGTATTGTCTTCGAACAGGGATACAAGGTCAGCGACCTCCAGGTTCTGGACACGGTCAGCCGCAGAAATACCGGAACCAGGGTGCATTTCTGGCCCGAACCCCGCTACTTCGACACACCGGACTTTTCCGTCAGCAAGCTCCGCCATATTCTCCGTGCCAAAGCGGTTCTCTGCCCCGGTCTTGAGGTACTGTTCTCCAATGAAATTAAAGGGGAAAAAGAAAGCTGGTGCTACGAAGACGGTCTCAGGGATTATCTCGACACCACTTTGGGTATGCAGGAACGGGTACCGGAAGTACCCTTTACCGGTAACCATGACACAGAAAACGAAACCGTGGAGTGGGCTGCCACATGGATGGCTGAAGGACCGGGGCTGGTATCAGAAAATTATGTCAATCTCATACCCACCCCTCTGGGCGGAACCCATGTCAACGGGTTCCGGTCCGGCCTGCTCATAGCCCTTAAAGAATTCTGTGAATTCAGAAATCTTCTCCCGAGGGGGGTCAAGCTGGCACCGGAAGATGTCTGGGAGTCCTGTTCTTTTGTTCTGTCTCTCAAAATGTCCGAGCCCCAGTTCTCCGGCCAGACCAAAGAAAGACTTTCTTCCCGCCAGGCAGCCAGTTTTGTTTCCGCAGCGGTCAAGGACACCTTCAGTCTCTGGCTGAACCGCCACCCGGAGGTGGGAGAAGCCGTTGCCTCCATTATCATTCAGGCTGCCCAGAAACGCCTCAGAGCAGCCAAAACCGTATCGAGAAAAAAAATAACCTCCGGCCCCGCGCTTCCCGGCAAGCTGGCGGACTGCGTATCCCAGGAAAGCGCCCGAACCGAACTTTTTCTGGTGGAAGGTGATTCAGCCGGGGGCTCGGCCAAACAGGCCAGAGACCGTCAGTTTCAGGCTGTTATGCCCCTGAGGGGGAAAATTCTCAACACCTGGGAAATCGATTCAGCCCAGATTCTTGGTTCCAAGGAAATTCATGATATCTCCGTTGCCATAGGCGTGGACCCCGGCTCCGAAGATCTGTCTGATCTTCGCTATGCCAAAGTCTGCATTCTTGCGGACGCCGATTCCGATGGTCTTCACATTGCCACCCTGCTCTGCGCTCTTTTCATGCGGCATTTTCAGCCTCTGGTGACACATGGCCACGTATATGTGGCCATGCCGCCCCTTTTTCGTATTGATGTGGGTAAAGAGGTCCATTATGCACTGGATGAATCAGAAAAAAAGGCCATTCTGGACAGGATTGCACGGAAAAAAGGCAAAAAAGCCACGATTCAGGTTGTTCGCTTCAAAGGCCTCGGAGAAATGAACCCTTTGCAGCTTAAGGAAACCACCATGGCACCGGATACCCGTCGACTGGTCCGCCTCACCCTGAACAATGACATCCGAACCTTTGATATGCTGGATATGCTCATGGCCAGAAAGCGTTCTCAGGACCGCAGGGTCTGGCTGGAAAACCACGGCGACGAAGCCCTTGTGGAAGCAGAAGAAGAAAGGGAGGTACAGTGA
- the parC gene encoding DNA topoisomerase IV subunit A, whose protein sequence is MGHETPAPDRLENDEALGLDAFAEAAYLEYAMYVILDRALPHIGDGLKPVQRRIVYAMSELGLKAGAKYKKSARTVGDVLGKYHPHGDSSCYEAMVHLAQPFTCRYPLVDGQGNWGAQDDPKSFAAMRYTEAKLTAYADLLLSELGQGTADWMPNFDGTLPEPKVLPARLPNVLINGASGIAVGMATDIPPHNLSEVAAACIHLLDHPEADTDDLCKHIQGPDFPTGAEIITPKEDIRAIYESGHGSIKMRAVYSTENGEIIITALPHQASGARILEQIAAQMQTKKIPMVIDLRDESDHEEPVRLVIVLKNTRVDAGAVMAHLFATTDLEKNCRVNLNLINLDRKPGVLGLKSLLTQWLIFRTETVRKRLTHRLEKLTERLHLLEGFLLACLHIDEIIAIIRNEEKPRPVLIERFALTEVQADYILDTRLRQLARLEEIRLKAEQDSCRNEIQRLETLLSSEKKLKNLIKKEIIQDVAAYGDERRSPVVAREEARALRQEEILPAEPVTVILSEKGWIRSAKGHEVDGSSLPYKSGDALLVNVRGKSDQQAVFIDSTGRSYSLAAHGLPSARGYGEPLSGRLSFPADAVPLHLLMGQPEDRYLVASDAGYGFIARLGDMMAKNRAGKAFISLTRGATPLQPIHLAEEKNMLLVSLTNEGRMLIFPLKDLPFLQRGKGNKIIHILPARAASGEEFLKHLILLPQDATLTIWAGKRSLSLKPGQLEAFKGIRGRRGQLLPRGFRNVHSLTCLQPETEKGTIAAGIPEPDPTASE, encoded by the coding sequence ATGGGCCATGAAACCCCGGCCCCCGACAGGCTGGAAAATGATGAAGCTCTCGGTCTGGACGCCTTCGCGGAAGCTGCCTACCTTGAATATGCCATGTACGTGATTCTGGACCGCGCCCTGCCCCATATCGGAGATGGCCTGAAACCAGTACAGCGCCGTATTGTTTACGCCATGAGCGAGCTGGGACTGAAGGCAGGAGCCAAATACAAAAAATCCGCCCGTACGGTGGGAGATGTGCTGGGCAAGTACCATCCCCACGGTGATTCCTCCTGCTATGAAGCCATGGTGCATCTGGCCCAGCCCTTCACCTGCCGCTATCCTCTGGTGGACGGACAGGGCAACTGGGGGGCTCAGGATGACCCCAAAAGCTTTGCGGCCATGCGATATACGGAAGCCAAACTCACGGCCTACGCGGATCTTCTCCTGTCTGAACTGGGTCAGGGCACCGCAGACTGGATGCCCAACTTTGACGGCACCCTTCCGGAACCCAAAGTGCTTCCGGCCCGCCTTCCCAATGTTCTCATCAACGGCGCTTCAGGCATTGCCGTAGGTATGGCAACGGATATCCCGCCCCATAACCTTTCGGAAGTAGCGGCTGCCTGTATTCATCTTCTGGATCATCCGGAAGCGGACACCGATGATCTCTGTAAGCATATCCAGGGGCCGGATTTCCCCACAGGTGCAGAAATCATCACTCCCAAAGAAGACATCCGGGCCATCTATGAATCCGGCCATGGTTCCATTAAAATGCGGGCCGTTTATTCCACAGAAAACGGGGAAATCATCATTACAGCCCTGCCCCATCAGGCTTCCGGAGCCCGGATTCTCGAACAGATAGCCGCTCAGATGCAGACCAAAAAAATTCCCATGGTGATAGACCTGCGGGATGAATCGGATCATGAGGAACCTGTCCGGCTTGTTATCGTGCTGAAAAATACCAGGGTGGATGCCGGTGCTGTCATGGCCCATCTGTTTGCCACAACGGATCTGGAAAAAAACTGCAGGGTCAATCTTAATCTCATCAATCTGGATCGTAAACCCGGCGTACTGGGTTTGAAAAGCCTGCTAACCCAGTGGCTGATATTCCGCACGGAAACCGTCCGGAAACGACTCACCCACCGCCTCGAAAAGCTCACGGAAAGACTCCATCTTCTGGAGGGGTTTCTGCTGGCCTGCCTTCACATTGATGAGATCATTGCCATTATCCGCAATGAAGAAAAACCCAGGCCCGTTTTGATAGAACGTTTTGCCCTTACGGAAGTTCAGGCGGATTACATTCTGGATACCCGCCTCCGACAGCTGGCAAGGCTGGAGGAAATCCGGCTCAAGGCGGAACAGGATAGCTGCCGCAATGAAATTCAGCGGCTGGAGACCCTTCTGAGTTCCGAAAAAAAACTGAAAAATCTGATAAAAAAAGAAATTATCCAGGATGTAGCAGCCTACGGAGATGAGCGGAGATCTCCTGTTGTTGCCAGGGAAGAAGCGAGAGCTCTGCGCCAGGAAGAAATTCTTCCGGCAGAACCCGTAACGGTTATTCTTTCGGAAAAAGGCTGGATTCGATCTGCCAAGGGACACGAAGTCGATGGAAGCAGTCTGCCCTATAAATCCGGCGATGCTTTGCTGGTCAATGTACGGGGCAAAAGTGACCAGCAGGCCGTTTTCATTGACTCCACAGGGCGTTCCTATTCTCTTGCTGCCCATGGCCTGCCTTCAGCAAGGGGTTACGGGGAACCACTCAGCGGCCGCCTGAGCTTTCCCGCCGATGCCGTGCCCCTGCATCTGCTCATGGGACAGCCCGAAGACCGTTACCTTGTGGCCAGCGATGCCGGTTATGGCTTCATCGCACGGTTGGGCGACATGATGGCAAAGAACCGAGCTGGGAAAGCCTTTATATCCCTGACCCGGGGTGCCACACCGCTGCAGCCCATTCACCTTGCTGAAGAAAAAAACATGCTCCTTGTCTCCCTTACCAACGAAGGCCGCATGCTGATTTTTCCCCTGAAGGATCTGCCCTTTCTGCAACGAGGAAAAGGCAATAAAATTATCCATATTCTGCCAGCCCGTGCCGCCAGCGGAGAAGAGTTTCTCAAACACCTGATTCTTCTGCCCCAGGACGCAACCCTGACCATCTGGGCAGGGAAAAGAAGCCTGTCCCTCAAACCCGGCCAGCTGGAGGCCTTCAAAGGCATACGGGGACGCAGGGGCCAGCTTCTGCCCAGAGGTTTCCGCAATGTGCACAGTCTCACATGTCTGCAACCCGAAACAGAAAAGGGAACCATAGCGGCAGGCATTCCGGAACCCGACCCAACAGCATCTGAATAA
- a CDS encoding Mrp/NBP35 family ATP-binding protein, producing MIHEKMPDQKKKKPVDEKEAMMKESLGKIRHKLLVMSGKGGVGKSSLATNLAVALAEKGFKTGLMDVDLHGPSIAQMMGLSGLLDVSEEKRLIPADGGNNLGVISMQSLMQDKDQAVIWRGPAKSGMIQQFITSVEWGTLDFLIIDAPPGTGDEPLTVVQSVPDAKAIVVTTPQEVALADVRKSINFCKTVHLEIAGLVENMGPFDCPHCNQRIALFKTGGGQATALATGIAFLGTLPYDAKVVDACDAGEPIARTDSGFTRDLETVIKNLMDRL from the coding sequence ATGATTCACGAAAAAATGCCCGATCAGAAAAAAAAGAAACCCGTAGATGAAAAAGAAGCAATGATGAAGGAATCCCTTGGGAAAATCCGACATAAGCTTCTGGTAATGAGCGGTAAGGGTGGCGTTGGCAAAAGCTCCCTTGCTACCAACCTCGCCGTTGCCCTTGCCGAAAAAGGCTTCAAAACCGGCCTGATGGATGTAGACCTCCATGGCCCCAGCATTGCCCAGATGATGGGACTTTCAGGGCTTTTGGATGTTTCCGAGGAAAAGCGTCTGATTCCTGCTGATGGAGGAAACAATCTGGGCGTTATCTCCATGCAGTCACTGATGCAGGACAAGGATCAGGCCGTCATCTGGCGCGGCCCTGCCAAATCCGGTATGATTCAGCAGTTCATCACTTCCGTTGAATGGGGAACCCTGGATTTTCTGATCATCGACGCACCTCCCGGCACCGGAGATGAACCCCTGACCGTGGTGCAGAGTGTTCCCGACGCTAAAGCCATTGTGGTAACCACACCCCAGGAAGTGGCCCTGGCCGATGTACGGAAATCCATCAACTTCTGCAAAACTGTCCACCTTGAAATTGCAGGTCTTGTTGAAAACATGGGTCCCTTTGACTGCCCCCACTGCAACCAGCGCATTGCCCTTTTCAAAACAGGAGGCGGACAGGCCACAGCCCTGGCAACGGGGATTGCATTTCTCGGCACCCTGCCCTACGATGCCAAGGTTGTGGATGCCTGCGATGCAGGAGAACCCATAGCCCGAACAGATTCCGGCTTTACAAGGGATCTGGAAACCGTTATCAAAAATCTCATGGATCGTCTCTGA
- a CDS encoding deoxyguanosinetriphosphate triphosphohydrolase family protein produces the protein MSSLSNEVQKNRPFCSHAAAGKEAVRRCSEAKLTTDYRFPFSVDSDRILHSMAYTRYIDKTQVFSLIRNDHLTHRVLHVQLVSKIGRTIGRFLGLNEDLIEAIALGHDIGHSPFGHDGERFLSDICLACGIGTFQHNAQSVQFLDKVERKGRGWNLSIQTLDGILCHDGEVHDIALKPEINKNFRTLETEIDTLIHHPETPLTPMTYEGCVMRMADTIAYIGRDIEDAIRIGIIRREDLPAASVAILGETNGTIVYRLVTDIIASSQAGEAIRFSPEISHALFTLRQFNMEAIYLNPAIKQHLHGIRDLFHLLFSRFMDDLALRRENSPVFTHFLHHMDKDYIRSHRDAAIVRDFISGMTDSYFLEQCPESLRPRTIRMG, from the coding sequence ATGTCTTCCCTTTCCAATGAAGTACAAAAAAACAGACCCTTTTGTTCCCATGCCGCCGCAGGCAAGGAAGCCGTGCGCCGCTGTTCCGAAGCAAAACTTACCACAGATTACCGTTTCCCATTCAGCGTGGACAGCGACCGCATTCTGCACTCCATGGCCTATACCCGATACATCGATAAAACTCAGGTATTCAGCCTCATCCGCAACGATCACCTCACACACAGGGTGCTGCATGTGCAGCTTGTGTCGAAAATAGGACGTACCATCGGCCGCTTTCTGGGGCTGAATGAAGATCTCATTGAAGCCATTGCCCTTGGGCATGACATAGGCCACTCTCCCTTTGGCCACGATGGCGAACGCTTTTTATCGGACATATGTCTTGCCTGCGGCATCGGGACCTTCCAGCACAATGCCCAGAGCGTTCAGTTTCTTGACAAAGTGGAGCGCAAGGGCAGGGGATGGAATTTAAGCATCCAGACTCTGGACGGCATTCTCTGCCACGATGGTGAAGTTCACGACATTGCACTGAAACCGGAAATTAATAAAAATTTCCGTACTCTTGAAACAGAAATAGACACGCTCATCCACCATCCGGAAACTCCGCTCACCCCCATGACCTATGAAGGCTGTGTCATGCGCATGGCAGATACCATTGCCTATATCGGCAGAGATATTGAAGACGCCATCCGCATCGGTATCATCCGCAGGGAAGATCTGCCTGCTGCATCCGTAGCTATTCTGGGGGAGACCAACGGAACCATCGTCTACCGCCTGGTCACCGATATTATTGCTAGCAGCCAGGCCGGTGAGGCCATCCGCTTCAGCCCTGAGATTTCCCATGCCCTTTTTACCCTCAGGCAATTTAATATGGAGGCCATTTATCTGAACCCTGCCATCAAGCAACACCTTCATGGCATCCGGGATCTCTTCCATCTTCTTTTCAGCCGATTTATGGACGATCTGGCTCTCAGAAGAGAAAACAGCCCTGTCTTCACCCACTTTCTTCATCACATGGATAAAGACTATATCCGCAGCCACAGGGATGCAGCCATTGTGCGGGATTTTATTTCCGGCATGACGGACAGCTATTTTCTGGAACAGTGCCCGGAGTCCCTCCGACCCCGAACCATACGCATGGGCTGA
- a CDS encoding transcriptional regulator: protein MEHTHRQKIRQLLMEGPHSLRDLSTTLRLSEKEILRALPHVEKSLRSLNQRIHHIPAECPSCGYEFTDRRRFTKPGKCPLCHHTAMKPPSFHIASARSGS from the coding sequence ATGGAGCACACCCACAGGCAGAAAATCCGGCAACTTCTCATGGAAGGTCCCCATAGTCTGAGGGATTTATCCACCACGCTGAGGCTTTCTGAAAAGGAAATCCTCCGCGCACTTCCCCATGTGGAAAAAAGCCTCCGGTCGCTGAATCAACGAATTCATCATATTCCGGCAGAATGCCCATCCTGTGGGTATGAGTTCACGGACCGCAGGAGATTCACAAAACCGGGGAAATGCCCCCTATGTCACCATACGGCCATGAAACCACCATCCTTTCATATCGCCTCCGCACGGTCCGGATCATGA
- a CDS encoding IclR family transcriptional regulator, translating into MSIQSVQRALRILSFFSSKNPRLGITDVSKRMELPKPTVHGLMQTLHEEGFLQQDPETKKYALGLKIYELGTYLSATLKINQVGMAPARRLAETTNRMTRLAIWDRNAALVTMNLFPHFHAGFQHHLGPRLPAYCTALGKAMLASLSEDICREFVDETEFAPFTPRTRTDKALFQEEIRQIRFTGFATESEEYMNGISCIAAPVWDSSGECAGAISISDSPGLLSGPDRDMHTRDLLATAMEISRSMGFLP; encoded by the coding sequence ATGAGCATACAGTCCGTGCAACGCGCCCTGCGCATTCTTTCCTTTTTTTCCAGTAAAAACCCAAGACTTGGCATTACCGATGTCAGTAAACGAATGGAGCTGCCTAAACCCACCGTACATGGACTCATGCAGACCCTCCATGAAGAAGGTTTTCTACAGCAGGATCCGGAGACAAAAAAATACGCTCTGGGTCTTAAAATCTATGAGCTGGGTACCTATCTTTCCGCCACTCTCAAAATTAATCAGGTGGGAATGGCTCCGGCCCGCCGACTGGCGGAAACGACCAACCGGATGACCCGCCTTGCCATCTGGGACCGAAACGCCGCCCTTGTTACCATGAACCTGTTTCCCCATTTCCATGCCGGATTTCAGCACCATCTGGGTCCGAGACTGCCCGCCTACTGCACAGCCCTCGGAAAAGCCATGCTGGCCTCTCTTTCGGAAGATATCTGCAGGGAATTTGTGGATGAAACGGAATTTGCACCTTTTACACCCCGGACACGTACGGATAAGGCACTGTTTCAGGAAGAAATCCGCCAGATACGCTTTACGGGATTTGCCACGGAGTCCGAAGAGTATATGAACGGCATTAGCTGCATTGCCGCTCCCGTATGGGACAGCAGCGGAGAATGCGCCGGTGCCATCAGTATTTCAGACAGCCCAGGTCTCCTGTCCGGCCCGGACAGAGACATGCATACCCGTGATCTGCTGGCAACGGCCATGGAAATTTCCAGATCCATGGGCTTTCTTCCCTGA